The following proteins are encoded in a genomic region of Dialister hominis:
- a CDS encoding universal stress protein, translating to MEFKKILVPVDGSETAEKAFKVGLDMAIKHNAELFLLYVADMNDAAYPVLQVTLDENGFISMRKKAEEVLSNLKAQIPVGTRLTALVKIGDPGRVITSLAEDNNIDMIIMGSRGRGAISSFIMGSVSQYVLGHVKCPVMVIR from the coding sequence ATGGAATTCAAGAAAATCCTTGTCCCCGTTGATGGCTCTGAAACTGCCGAAAAAGCTTTCAAAGTCGGTCTTGATATGGCAATCAAGCACAATGCGGAACTCTTCCTTCTCTACGTAGCTGACATGAACGACGCTGCCTATCCTGTCCTGCAGGTCACACTCGATGAAAACGGCTTCATTTCCATGAGAAAGAAAGCAGAAGAAGTCTTAAGCAATCTGAAAGCGCAGATTCCGGTAGGCACCAGACTGACTGCACTCGTCAAGATCGGCGATCCGGGCCGTGTCATCACTTCCCTTGCCGAAGACAACAACATCGACATGATCATCATGGGAAGCCGCGGCAGAGGCGCCATTTCCTCCTTCATCATGGGAAGCGTCAGCCAGTATGTTTTAGGCCACGTAAAATGCCCCGTCATGGTTATCAGATAA
- the truA gene encoding tRNA pseudouridine(38-40) synthase TruA — MTNYAMIVSYDGTRYEGWQKQTRTKETIQGKIEDALLQVTGEVCQVNGAGRTDAGVHAKGQCANFRLPFQVPADKLMDELNRALPDDIGIMSLKEAAENFHARFSSSGKRYRYRIRIGSLKNVFERRYVWQLGKPLDVEAMRKAARILEGTHDFTSFTSNRHMKKSAVRTVEEIRLTEEEGELRIDYTGDGFLQNMIRIMTGTLVEIGEGKRSADDLATVLEGKVRAEAGFTAPAAGLTLLRVFYD; from the coding sequence ATGACAAACTATGCAATGATCGTGTCCTATGACGGGACGCGCTATGAAGGATGGCAGAAACAGACCCGCACGAAGGAAACCATTCAGGGAAAGATCGAGGATGCGCTTCTTCAGGTGACAGGGGAGGTCTGCCAGGTGAATGGGGCCGGTAGAACGGATGCGGGCGTACATGCCAAGGGGCAGTGTGCCAATTTCCGCCTGCCATTCCAAGTACCGGCCGATAAGCTGATGGATGAATTGAACCGTGCTCTTCCTGATGATATCGGCATCATGTCTTTGAAGGAAGCAGCGGAGAATTTCCATGCGCGCTTTTCTTCCTCGGGGAAACGGTACCGCTACCGCATCCGCATCGGAAGTCTCAAGAATGTATTCGAGAGACGGTACGTGTGGCAGCTTGGAAAGCCGCTCGATGTGGAAGCGATGAGAAAGGCGGCCCGCATTCTGGAAGGGACACATGATTTCACTTCTTTTACCAGCAACCGCCATATGAAGAAGAGTGCGGTCAGGACGGTCGAGGAAATCCGCCTGACGGAAGAAGAAGGGGAGCTTCGCATCGACTATACGGGAGACGGCTTCCTTCAGAATATGATCCGCATCATGACAGGGACGCTCGTGGAAATCGGCGAGGGTAAGAGAAGCGCTGATGATCTTGCCACAGTCCTTGAAGGGAAAGTCCGTGCAGAGGCCGGCTTCACGGCCCCGGCCGCAGGACTCACACTCCTTCGCGTATTTTACGATTAA
- a CDS encoding IS1182 family transposase has product MKNNNTSNHFTAEQGILPMFPSEILNVDDPVLMYDRFMEEIDLKKYLRYIPTRGAGRPRYNPVNMLKTIIYGFAEEGYCSFRKLEDNCRVNIRYMYLMNYEAPSYRTFCHFVKGFLKYSLKDIFYSITKELCGKLNVDLQHIYIDGSKFEANANKYSWVWKKSAEKSRYKHFAKITSLFELLNDDLKYDHMSVNINTEYAPDYLRLVLDKLKEIWQIDETAFVHGSGHRKSDHQRKYEQLKAYTSKLEEYVEKIQICGTSRNSYSKTDTDATFMRIKSDYMGNDQLLPAYNVQIGVADEFIAVIDVNQYRSDMDCFVPLMEEFHEVYGAYPKYPVADAGYGSFNNYIYCEQHGMEKYMKFPMYKKETKDKKYHTNPFRPINFRVDENGTIRCPNDRAFKFIYRHLVRGNLYGRQEEVFECEDCQGCPLAEQCKKTPKNKRISLSRERNNMYQEVQDNLESIHGALLRMNRSIQAEGTFGIMKHDRWYKRIVRKGIDSVKAELYLVALGYNLRKYITKIMRIRIAA; this is encoded by the coding sequence ATGAAAAATAACAACACTAGCAATCATTTTACCGCAGAACAAGGCATTTTGCCAATGTTTCCCTCTGAGATTCTCAATGTCGATGATCCTGTTTTAATGTATGACAGATTTATGGAGGAAATCGATCTTAAAAAGTACCTTCGTTACATACCGACGCGTGGCGCTGGCAGACCCAGGTATAATCCCGTCAACATGCTGAAAACGATCATCTATGGTTTCGCAGAAGAAGGATATTGCTCTTTTAGAAAACTTGAAGATAATTGCAGGGTTAATATCAGATATATGTACCTGATGAATTATGAAGCCCCATCCTATCGGACATTCTGTCATTTCGTGAAGGGCTTTCTTAAGTATTCTCTCAAGGATATCTTTTATTCAATTACGAAAGAACTCTGCGGCAAACTCAACGTGGATTTGCAGCATATATATATTGACGGTTCCAAGTTTGAAGCGAACGCAAATAAATACAGCTGGGTATGGAAGAAATCCGCTGAAAAATCCCGCTACAAGCATTTTGCCAAGATTACCAGCCTTTTTGAGTTACTCAATGATGATCTTAAGTATGACCATATGAGTGTAAACATCAATACAGAATACGCTCCGGACTATCTGCGTCTGGTATTGGATAAATTAAAAGAAATCTGGCAGATTGATGAGACGGCCTTTGTTCATGGAAGCGGGCATCGCAAGTCCGATCATCAACGCAAGTATGAGCAGCTTAAGGCATATACATCAAAACTTGAAGAATATGTTGAGAAGATACAGATATGCGGTACTTCCAGAAACAGTTATTCGAAGACCGATACGGATGCAACATTCATGCGAATCAAGTCGGACTACATGGGAAATGATCAGCTTCTGCCTGCATACAATGTCCAAATAGGTGTTGCCGATGAATTTATTGCCGTAATTGATGTTAACCAGTATCGTTCAGATATGGATTGCTTCGTACCGCTGATGGAGGAATTCCACGAAGTCTATGGGGCTTATCCTAAGTATCCTGTGGCAGATGCAGGATATGGATCTTTCAACAATTACATCTATTGCGAGCAGCACGGTATGGAAAAGTATATGAAATTCCCCATGTACAAGAAAGAAACGAAAGACAAGAAATACCATACCAATCCGTTTCGGCCAATAAACTTTAGAGTTGATGAGAATGGAACCATCCGTTGTCCAAATGACAGGGCTTTCAAATTTATCTATAGACATCTGGTCAGAGGGAACTTATACGGCAGGCAGGAGGAAGTATTTGAATGCGAAGACTGCCAAGGATGCCCGCTGGCAGAGCAATGTAAAAAGACCCCGAAGAACAAAAGAATCTCATTGAGCAGAGAACGGAATAACATGTACCAGGAGGTTCAGGATAATCTGGAAAGCATCCATGGAGCCCTGCTAAGAATGAACCGGTCAATCCAGGCTGAAGGAACTTTTGGAATCATGAAACATGACAGATGGTACAAAAGAATCGTCAGAAAAGGGATAGATTCTGTAAAAGCCGAGTTATACCTGGTAGCACTTGGCTATAATTTAAGGAAATACATCACAAAAATAATGCGTATAAGGATTGCCGCCTAA
- a CDS encoding M18 family aminopeptidase: MEPLNTPDDMSRDLLHFIAKSPSVFHAVRGVKAALAYAGFTELREEDTWQIEKGGKYVVTRDGSALVAFAVPENGGEFFRIAAAHCDSPTFKIKENPEIKDGPYVRLNVEGYGGMIMSTWMDRPLSVAGRLITRENGHLAQKLVAVDGTMLVIPSVAIHMDCQVNQNKSWNVQKDLLPLYGLSSGKTPFMDVIAASAKVKAEDILAHDLYLYSRVPGTIWGEEREFVSSPKLDDLQCAFAAFRGFTLGKKEEAISVYALFDNEEVGSQTAQGAGSTFLYNVLMRLASSLGLSYDETMAAIARSFMISADNAHAVHPNHPEYADPVNRPVINGGIVVKFSARQSYATNAFSAAYFRNLCEENHIPTQTFTNRSDNPGGSTLGNISNTKVAMPTVDIGLAQLAMHSSYETAGVKDTAYLVDACTAFFA, from the coding sequence ATGGAACCTTTAAATACGCCTGATGACATGAGCCGCGACCTGCTCCATTTCATCGCCAAGTCCCCTTCTGTCTTCCATGCCGTCCGCGGTGTGAAAGCTGCGCTTGCTTACGCGGGTTTTACTGAGCTGCGCGAAGAAGATACATGGCAGATTGAAAAGGGCGGGAAATACGTGGTCACCAGGGACGGCAGTGCGCTCGTTGCTTTTGCCGTGCCTGAAAATGGCGGAGAGTTCTTCCGCATCGCCGCAGCTCACTGCGATTCCCCTACGTTCAAGATCAAGGAAAATCCTGAAATCAAGGACGGCCCTTATGTCCGTCTGAATGTGGAAGGCTATGGCGGCATGATCATGAGCACTTGGATGGACCGCCCGCTTTCCGTAGCAGGCCGCCTGATTACAAGGGAAAACGGCCATCTGGCCCAGAAGCTCGTCGCTGTCGACGGCACGATGCTTGTCATCCCTTCCGTTGCGATCCACATGGACTGCCAGGTGAACCAGAACAAGTCCTGGAATGTGCAGAAGGATCTTCTTCCCCTCTATGGTCTGTCTTCCGGCAAGACGCCTTTCATGGATGTCATTGCCGCATCAGCCAAAGTAAAAGCAGAAGATATCCTCGCTCATGACCTTTATCTTTACAGCCGCGTGCCCGGCACGATCTGGGGCGAAGAACGTGAATTCGTTTCCTCTCCCAAGCTCGACGACCTGCAGTGCGCTTTTGCCGCTTTCCGCGGGTTCACCCTCGGAAAGAAGGAAGAAGCCATTTCCGTCTATGCCCTCTTTGATAATGAAGAAGTGGGAAGCCAGACAGCTCAGGGCGCCGGTTCGACATTCCTTTACAATGTCCTGATGCGCCTTGCTTCTTCGCTGGGCCTTTCCTATGATGAGACGATGGCCGCCATTGCCAGAAGCTTCATGATTTCTGCCGACAATGCGCATGCTGTCCATCCGAATCATCCGGAATACGCTGATCCTGTGAACCGCCCCGTCATCAACGGAGGTATCGTCGTCAAGTTCAGCGCCCGCCAGAGTTATGCTACCAATGCATTCTCCGCCGCTTACTTCAGAAATCTCTGCGAAGAGAATCATATCCCGACGCAGACCTTCACGAACAGGAGCGATAATCCCGGAGGATCGACGCTTGGCAACATTTCCAACACGAAAGTGGCTATGCCGACCGTGGATATCGGCCTTGCACAGCTGGCTATGCACTCTTCCTACGAGACAGCCGGCGTCAAGGATACCGCTTACCTGGTTGACGCATGCACCGCATTCTTTGCATAA
- a CDS encoding PsbP-related protein: MKLKSGKKLLGALLLASLVGFASLPAVSAEDAAPADGNGPAVETREPSYPAVNGHYKNEAFGMEFDLPAAYTEDAGNKPYMYQAHLTDYNMGLMVLMQGRKAGISDSRLKEEVKQVEEIPDQMAKGSKDVKIMDKKMVKAGGYDTLQFAVRGEHDGKPFISVNDFILTNSATYMMSFTMKDTDYKNNQNEIDEILKSVSFFTVWRTEPVRTTKYAYDLPVDVKVGASGGINPDHILLGTNGRLLTGVMVVKSSKRSALSFWPESLSGLTEQQKKGVLDGLKGYLSLDPAMKEAKHLTMDFVQMKAGDAVRVDYDIDDDHTSAWYFAKDKNSICFDYTYGKEDADYAAGIVEKSTASITL, encoded by the coding sequence ATGAAATTAAAATCAGGAAAGAAACTGCTGGGAGCTCTTCTTCTGGCATCGCTTGTCGGATTTGCATCACTCCCGGCGGTTTCTGCAGAAGATGCAGCTCCCGCTGACGGGAATGGGCCGGCTGTCGAAACGAGGGAACCTTCCTATCCGGCAGTCAACGGACATTACAAGAATGAAGCATTCGGCATGGAGTTCGATCTTCCGGCCGCTTATACGGAAGATGCAGGAAACAAGCCGTACATGTACCAGGCACATCTTACGGATTACAATATGGGTCTGATGGTCCTGATGCAGGGAAGAAAGGCAGGAATTTCCGACAGCCGCCTGAAGGAAGAGGTGAAGCAGGTCGAGGAAATACCGGACCAGATGGCTAAGGGCTCCAAGGACGTGAAGATCATGGACAAGAAGATGGTGAAGGCCGGCGGCTATGACACGCTCCAGTTTGCCGTCCGCGGCGAGCATGACGGGAAACCGTTCATCAGTGTTAATGATTTCATCCTCACAAATTCTGCGACGTACATGATGAGTTTCACCATGAAGGATACGGATTACAAGAATAATCAGAATGAAATCGATGAAATCCTGAAGAGTGTCAGCTTCTTCACTGTATGGAGGACAGAGCCGGTCCGCACGACGAAGTATGCATACGACCTTCCTGTCGATGTGAAGGTGGGAGCTTCCGGAGGCATCAATCCGGACCATATCCTTCTTGGAACGAATGGAAGACTTTTGACGGGTGTTATGGTTGTGAAATCTTCGAAGAGAAGCGCACTTTCTTTCTGGCCGGAAAGTCTTTCAGGCCTCACGGAACAGCAGAAGAAGGGAGTCCTTGATGGCCTTAAGGGATATCTTTCCCTCGATCCTGCCATGAAGGAAGCCAAACATCTCACGATGGATTTCGTACAGATGAAAGCAGGGGATGCAGTCAGGGTCGATTATGATATCGATGATGACCATACGTCTGCCTGGTATTTTGCAAAGGACAAGAATTCCATCTGCTTCGACTATACGTATGGAAAGGAAGATGCCGATTATGCAGCAGGAATCGTTGAAAAGTCGACAGCATCCATTACGCTGTAA